From the Hymenobacter yonginensis genome, one window contains:
- the rpsE gene encoding 30S ribosomal protein S5: MAEFNNGPRGGSGDNRGGGNDRRGGGNDRRGNDRKEESRTGDSDLKEKVVAINRVAKVVKGGRRFSFSAIVVVGDGNGTVGYGLGKANEVTDAIAKGIDDAKKNLVKVPLYKHTVPHIMEGKYSGGFVLVQPAAAGTGVIAGGAMRAVFESAGIKDVLAKSKGSSNPHNVVKATFDALLKMRDPMQIAQARGITLAQVFNG; the protein is encoded by the coding sequence ATGGCAGAATTTAACAACGGCCCTCGTGGTGGTAGCGGCGATAACCGCGGCGGTGGCAATGACCGTCGTGGTGGTGGCAATGACCGTCGCGGCAATGACCGGAAAGAAGAGTCTCGCACCGGCGATTCCGATCTGAAAGAAAAAGTGGTTGCTATCAACCGCGTAGCCAAAGTAGTGAAAGGCGGTCGTCGCTTCAGCTTCTCGGCCATCGTGGTAGTAGGTGACGGCAACGGCACCGTAGGCTATGGCCTCGGCAAAGCCAACGAAGTAACCGACGCCATTGCCAAAGGCATTGACGACGCGAAGAAAAACTTGGTGAAGGTGCCGCTGTACAAGCACACCGTTCCCCACATCATGGAAGGCAAATACTCGGGCGGCTTCGTGCTGGTTCAGCCAGCTGCTGCTGGTACGGGTGTAATTGCTGGTGGTGCTATGCGTGCCGTGTTCGAAAGCGCCGGCATCAAAGACGTACTCGCCAAGTCGAAAGGTTCGTCGAACCCCCACAACGTGGTAAAGGCTACCTTCGACGCCCTGCTGAAAATGCGCGACCCCATGCAGATTGCACAGGCTCGTGGCATCACCCTCGCTCAAGTTTTTAACGGTTAA
- the rplD gene encoding 50S ribosomal protein L4 — MELSVYNIKGEDTGRKVTLSDAIFGLEPNEHVMYLDVKQYLANQRQGTHKSKQRNEVHGTTKKLKKQKGTGGARAGSMKSGVFVGGGRIFGPEPRDYGFKLNKKTKRLARLSALSTLAKDGKVALVENISLSAPKTKDFLSILAGLKLNNGKKTLLVTGEVDKNVVLSARNIQKVKVSTPVALNTHDLLNTDTLLLSEAGLTALEQLYTTAE; from the coding sequence ATGGAACTGTCAGTATATAACATCAAAGGCGAAGACACCGGCCGCAAGGTTACGCTGTCTGACGCCATCTTCGGTCTGGAGCCGAACGAGCACGTGATGTACCTCGACGTGAAGCAGTATCTGGCCAACCAGCGCCAGGGCACGCACAAGTCGAAGCAGCGCAACGAAGTGCACGGCACCACCAAGAAACTGAAGAAGCAGAAAGGCACGGGCGGCGCCCGCGCTGGCTCGATGAAATCGGGTGTGTTCGTAGGTGGTGGCCGGATTTTCGGTCCTGAGCCCCGCGACTACGGCTTCAAGCTCAACAAAAAGACCAAACGTCTTGCTCGTCTGTCGGCTCTCTCGACGCTGGCGAAAGACGGTAAAGTAGCCTTGGTGGAGAACATCTCCCTGTCGGCTCCTAAGACCAAAGACTTCCTCTCCATCCTCGCAGGTCTGAAGCTGAACAACGGCAAGAAGACCCTGCTGGTGACCGGCGAAGTAGACAAGAACGTGGTTCTGTCGGCCCGCAACATCCAGAAGGTAAAAGTGTCGACGCCCGTAGCGCTCAACACCCACGACCTGCTGAACACCGACACGCTGCTGCTGTCGGAAGCTGGCCTGACGGCATTGGAACAACTCTATACCACTGCTGAATAA
- the secY gene encoding preprotein translocase subunit SecY, giving the protein MKKFIETIKNIFAIEDLRMRIFNTLFFIAIYRLGSFVVLPGVDATRLKSGGASGVFGILDTLLGGAFSNASIFALGIMPYISASIVLQLLTIAVPYFQKLQKEGESGRKKINQYTRILTIPIVMAQSVGFIATISADAILEPGTFFTISTMLIISAGTLFCMWLGEKITDKGIGNGISMIIMIGIVSRLPGAIIGEAAAKGMRGSLIFLIELVVLFLVVMAVIVLTQAVRRIPVQYAKQVGSTAQLNAQRQFIPMKVNAAGVMPIIFAQSLMFVPAIVASVWQNDSDLASYIGVKFSDYTSWQYNVVFATLIIVFTYFYTAISVNPNQIADDLKRSGGFVPGVKPGRDTSEHIDEILTRITLPGAVALALIAIFPALALLGGVTRPFSAFYGGTSLIIMVGVVLDTLNQVESYLLMRHYDGMMKTGKVRGRSQNIALAS; this is encoded by the coding sequence ATGAAAAAGTTTATCGAAACGATAAAGAACATTTTTGCGATTGAAGATCTGCGTATGCGGATCTTCAATACGCTGTTTTTCATTGCCATCTACCGGTTAGGCTCTTTCGTGGTGCTGCCGGGCGTCGACGCTACTCGTCTGAAAAGCGGTGGAGCTTCGGGGGTGTTTGGTATTCTGGATACGCTGCTTGGCGGCGCATTCAGCAATGCTTCCATCTTCGCACTCGGTATCATGCCGTACATCTCGGCTTCTATCGTGTTGCAGCTGCTCACCATTGCAGTTCCTTATTTCCAGAAGCTGCAGAAAGAAGGAGAGTCGGGCCGCAAAAAAATCAACCAGTACACGCGTATCCTTACAATTCCGATTGTAATGGCGCAGTCGGTCGGTTTCATTGCCACCATCAGCGCTGATGCAATTCTGGAGCCTGGTACGTTCTTCACTATCTCCACGATGCTCATCATTTCGGCTGGAACGCTGTTTTGCATGTGGCTGGGAGAGAAGATTACGGACAAGGGTATTGGCAACGGTATTTCCATGATCATCATGATCGGGATTGTATCGCGCCTGCCCGGTGCCATTATTGGTGAGGCTGCTGCCAAGGGCATGCGTGGCTCGCTGATCTTCCTGATTGAGCTGGTAGTGCTGTTCCTCGTGGTAATGGCAGTTATCGTGCTGACGCAGGCTGTTCGCCGGATTCCGGTGCAGTATGCCAAGCAGGTAGGCAGCACCGCCCAACTGAATGCCCAGCGGCAGTTCATCCCGATGAAAGTGAATGCGGCCGGCGTAATGCCGATCATCTTCGCCCAGTCGCTGATGTTCGTGCCCGCTATCGTGGCTTCGGTTTGGCAGAACGACAGCGACCTGGCCAGCTACATTGGCGTGAAGTTCTCGGACTACACGTCGTGGCAGTACAACGTGGTGTTTGCAACGCTCATCATTGTCTTCACCTACTTCTACACAGCCATCAGTGTCAACCCCAACCAGATTGCGGATGATCTGAAGCGTAGCGGTGGTTTCGTACCCGGGGTGAAACCCGGCCGCGATACGTCGGAGCACATTGATGAGATTCTGACCCGCATTACTTTGCCTGGTGCTGTGGCACTGGCGCTGATTGCCATCTTCCCGGCGCTTGCGCTGCTGGGTGGCGTCACGCGGCCTTTCTCGGCCTTCTATGGCGGTACTTCCCTCATCATCATGGTAGGGGTAGTGCTGGATACGCTGAATCAGGTGGAAAGCTACCTGCTGATGCGCCACTACGATGGCATGATGAAAACCGGTAAAGTGCGTGGCCGTTCGCAGAACATTGCTCTGGCTTCGTAA
- the rplF gene encoding 50S ribosomal protein L6, whose product MSRIGKLPISLPANVQIEVSNENTVTVKGPKGTLVVPVDRDITVATEDGQLVVTRPTEQKRHKAMHGLYRSLLNNAVSGVSNGLEEKLELVGVGYKAAMAGTTLELSLGYSHNIFLALPKEVTATAVTEKGKNPIVTLTSIDKQLLGQVAAKIRSLRKVEPYKGKGVRFVGEQIRRKAGKTASK is encoded by the coding sequence ATGTCACGCATTGGTAAACTGCCCATCAGCCTGCCCGCCAACGTGCAGATTGAAGTGAGCAACGAAAACACGGTAACCGTGAAGGGCCCAAAAGGCACTTTGGTGGTTCCGGTTGACCGCGACATTACCGTAGCGACCGAAGACGGCCAGCTGGTAGTGACCCGCCCAACCGAACAGAAGCGTCATAAAGCCATGCACGGCCTCTACCGCTCCCTGCTCAACAACGCTGTAAGCGGCGTGAGCAACGGTCTGGAAGAGAAGCTGGAGCTGGTAGGTGTAGGTTACAAAGCCGCTATGGCTGGTACTACGCTGGAACTGTCGCTGGGCTACTCGCACAACATCTTCCTGGCGCTGCCGAAGGAAGTAACTGCTACGGCTGTAACCGAGAAAGGTAAAAACCCTATCGTTACGCTGACCAGCATTGACAAGCAACTGCTGGGCCAGGTGGCCGCTAAAATTCGCTCGTTGCGCAAAGTTGAGCCCTACAAAGGCAAAGGCGTGCGCTTCGTGGGTGAGCAGATTCGTCGTAAGGCTGGTAAAACAGCTTCGAAATAA
- the rpsN gene encoding 30S ribosomal protein S14 produces the protein MAKESAKARARKRIATVARYAEKRKALKAAGDYEGLDKLPKDASPVRLHNRDMIDGRPRGYMRKFGISRVRFREMALAGKIPGVTKSSW, from the coding sequence ATGGCTAAGGAATCCGCGAAAGCAAGAGCGCGTAAGCGCATCGCTACGGTTGCCCGCTATGCTGAGAAGCGCAAAGCGCTGAAAGCCGCCGGTGACTACGAAGGTCTGGACAAGCTGCCGAAAGATGCTTCGCCCGTGCGCCTGCACAACCGGGACATGATTGACGGCCGCCCCCGTGGTTATATGCGTAAGTTCGGCATCAGCCGGGTACGTTTCCGCGAAATGGCGCTGGCTGGCAAAATCCCCGGCGTAACCAAGTCGAGCTGGTAG
- the rpsH gene encoding 30S ribosomal protein S8, whose translation MNTDPIADYLTRVRNAIKANHRVVEIPASNIKKEITKVLYKKGYIQSYRFDDAAVQGTIKIALKYNPVTKQPAITKLQRVSTPGLRQYAHVENLPRVLSGLGVAILSTSKGVMTEKEAKAENVGGEVLCYVY comes from the coding sequence ATGAACACAGATCCAATTGCTGACTACCTGACCCGGGTACGCAATGCCATCAAGGCAAATCACCGGGTAGTGGAAATCCCGGCCAGCAACATCAAAAAGGAAATCACGAAGGTGCTCTACAAAAAGGGCTACATTCAGAGCTACCGTTTTGATGATGCCGCAGTACAAGGCACGATTAAAATCGCGCTCAAGTACAACCCGGTAACCAAACAACCCGCCATCACCAAGCTGCAGCGTGTAAGCACGCCCGGTTTGCGTCAGTACGCCCACGTGGAGAACCTGCCGCGCGTACTGAGTGGTCTGGGTGTCGCCATCCTGTCGACTTCGAAAGGGGTGATGACGGAGAAAGAGGCGAAAGCTGAAAACGTGGGCGGCGAAGTGCTGTGCTACGTCTACTAA
- the rplP gene encoding 50S ribosomal protein L16, whose product MLQPKRTKYRKMQKGRVSGLAYRGSSIDFGSFAIKSLEVAWITARQIEAARIAMTRAMKREGQVWIRIFPDKPITKKPAEVRMGKGKGSPEYWVACVKPGTIMFESDGVSLEVAQESLRLAAQKLPVRTQFVVRRDYVESK is encoded by the coding sequence ATGTTACAACCGAAAAGGACCAAGTATCGCAAGATGCAAAAGGGTCGCGTATCAGGCCTCGCCTACCGCGGCAGCTCCATTGACTTCGGTTCTTTCGCTATTAAGTCGTTGGAAGTGGCTTGGATTACGGCTCGCCAGATTGAGGCAGCCCGTATCGCCATGACCCGCGCCATGAAACGCGAAGGGCAAGTTTGGATCCGCATTTTCCCTGACAAGCCAATCACCAAGAAGCCGGCTGAAGTGCGGATGGGTAAAGGCAAAGGCTCGCCCGAGTATTGGGTAGCCTGCGTGAAGCCCGGCACTATCATGTTCGAGTCAGACGGCGTTTCGCTGGAAGTGGCGCAGGAGTCGCTGCGCCTGGCAGCCCAGAAGCTGCCGGTTCGGACTCAGTTTGTTGTTCGTCGCGACTACGTAGAAAGCAAGTAA
- the rplC gene encoding 50S ribosomal protein L3, giving the protein MPGIIGKKIGMTSLFTPDGKNIPCTLIEAGPCVVTQVKTIETDGYTAIQLGYGEKKAKNTTKALAGHFAKAGTTPKRKLVEFRTDEVANFAAGSEVNTSLFEEGEFVDVVGTSKGKGFQGVVKRYNFAGVGGQTHGQHNRGRHPGSIGACSWPSRVFKGMRMGGRMGNDRVKVQNLKVMRIVADKNLIVVSGSIPGAKNSFVVLEK; this is encoded by the coding sequence ATGCCTGGCATCATCGGTAAAAAAATCGGTATGACAAGCCTCTTCACTCCGGACGGGAAGAACATTCCCTGCACGCTCATCGAAGCAGGTCCGTGTGTGGTGACGCAGGTTAAGACCATCGAAACGGACGGCTACACGGCCATCCAGCTCGGTTACGGCGAGAAAAAAGCAAAGAACACCACCAAAGCACTGGCGGGTCATTTTGCCAAAGCCGGAACTACTCCTAAGCGCAAACTCGTTGAGTTCCGCACGGATGAAGTAGCCAACTTCGCTGCTGGCAGCGAAGTAAACACTTCCCTCTTCGAGGAAGGTGAATTTGTTGACGTAGTTGGTACGTCGAAAGGCAAAGGTTTCCAGGGCGTTGTGAAGCGTTACAACTTCGCCGGTGTTGGTGGCCAGACTCACGGTCAGCACAACCGCGGCCGTCACCCCGGTTCTATCGGTGCCTGCTCGTGGCCTTCGCGCGTATTCAAAGGAATGCGCATGGGTGGCCGCATGGGCAACGACCGGGTGAAAGTGCAGAACCTGAAGGTGATGCGCATTGTAGCCGACAAAAACCTCATCGTGGTGAGCGGCTCGATTCCCGGTGCCAAGAACTCTTTCGTGGTCCTGGAAAAATAA
- the rplO gene encoding 50S ribosomal protein L15 translates to MNLSNLKPAVGSTRNVKRIGRGTGSGRGGTSTRGHKGAKSRSGYSKKSGFEGGQMPLQRRVPKFGFKNINRVEYKAINLDVLAGLTEGGATTFDNAFFVQAGLASKNAKIKVLGRGELTTAVEVHAHAFSKSAVEAIEKAGGKAVTL, encoded by the coding sequence ATGAATCTCAGCAATCTCAAACCTGCCGTAGGCTCTACCCGCAATGTCAAGCGCATTGGTCGTGGTACGGGTTCCGGCCGTGGCGGCACCTCGACGCGTGGCCACAAAGGTGCCAAGTCCCGTTCGGGTTACTCCAAGAAGTCGGGCTTTGAAGGTGGCCAAATGCCCCTGCAGCGCCGCGTACCGAAGTTCGGTTTCAAGAACATCAACCGTGTAGAGTACAAAGCCATTAACCTGGACGTACTCGCCGGTCTGACCGAAGGCGGTGCTACGACGTTCGACAATGCCTTCTTCGTGCAGGCAGGTCTGGCTTCGAAAAACGCCAAAATCAAAGTTCTGGGCCGTGGTGAACTCACCACCGCTGTAGAAGTTCATGCTCATGCATTCTCCAAGTCGGCTGTTGAAGCTATTGAGAAAGCAGGTGGCAAAGCCGTGACGCTGTAA
- the rpmC gene encoding 50S ribosomal protein L29, whose translation MKNADIRALSLEELNQQVKTEKANGQTLRFAHAISPLENPIRLKQSRKNVARLLTELTRRENEQANNTAN comes from the coding sequence ATGAAGAACGCCGATATCCGCGCCCTTTCGCTGGAAGAACTGAACCAGCAAGTAAAGACCGAAAAAGCCAATGGCCAGACGCTGCGCTTCGCGCACGCCATCTCGCCCCTGGAAAACCCGATTCGCCTGAAGCAAAGCCGCAAGAACGTCGCCCGTCTGTTGACCGAGCTGACCCGTCGCGAGAACGAGCAGGCTAATAACACTGCTAACTAA
- the rpsQ gene encoding 30S ribosomal protein S17 has translation MASNEEQQATSATEERNLRKEIIGRVSSSKMDKSITVIVESKMKHPIYGKFVTKSTKFMAHDENNECGEGDTVRIMSTRPLSKNKRWRLVEIVERAK, from the coding sequence ATGGCAAGCAACGAAGAACAGCAGGCTACCTCCGCTACGGAAGAGCGGAACCTGCGGAAAGAAATCATCGGGCGCGTTTCCTCCTCCAAAATGGACAAGTCCATTACGGTGATTGTGGAAAGCAAAATGAAGCACCCGATCTACGGCAAGTTCGTTACCAAGTCGACCAAATTCATGGCCCACGACGAGAACAACGAATGCGGCGAAGGCGACACGGTACGCATCATGAGCACGCGTCCGCTGAGCAAGAACAAACGCTGGAGACTGGTAGAAATCGTAGAACGCGCCAAGTAA
- the rplB gene encoding 50S ribosomal protein L2: protein MALKKLRPTSPGQRFRIAPAFDEITTSTPEKSLLAPMKNSGGRNNSGKMSNRYIGGGHKAKYRIIDFKRDKASVPATVKTIEYDPNRTARIALLQYADGEKRYIIAPAGVEVGATVVSGSGVAPEVGNALPLREIPLGTIVHNIELMPGNGAAMARSAGTYAQLVAREDKYATLKLPSGEMRMVLVTCMATVGTVSNGDHMNVRLGKAGRNRWLGRRPRVRGVAMNPVDHPMGGGEGKSSGGHPRSRNGIFAKGQKTRNKNKYSEQLIVNRKGKK, encoded by the coding sequence ATGGCACTCAAAAAACTAAGACCAACATCACCGGGTCAGCGCTTCCGCATTGCACCGGCCTTCGACGAGATTACGACGTCGACGCCGGAGAAGTCGCTGTTGGCACCCATGAAAAACTCCGGTGGCCGCAACAACTCGGGCAAAATGTCCAACCGCTACATCGGCGGTGGGCACAAAGCCAAGTATCGTATCATCGACTTCAAGCGCGACAAGGCCTCGGTGCCGGCCACGGTGAAGACGATTGAGTACGATCCGAACCGTACGGCCCGTATCGCCCTGCTTCAGTACGCCGATGGCGAGAAGCGTTACATCATCGCCCCAGCCGGCGTTGAGGTAGGTGCTACGGTCGTGTCGGGTTCGGGTGTAGCTCCCGAAGTAGGCAACGCCCTGCCGCTGCGCGAAATCCCGCTCGGTACCATCGTCCACAACATCGAGCTGATGCCCGGTAACGGTGCCGCTATGGCTCGTTCGGCTGGCACTTACGCTCAGTTGGTGGCCCGCGAAGACAAGTACGCCACGCTGAAATTGCCTTCCGGCGAGATGCGCATGGTGCTTGTTACGTGCATGGCCACGGTAGGCACGGTATCCAACGGCGACCACATGAACGTTCGTCTGGGCAAAGCCGGCCGCAACCGCTGGTTGGGTCGTCGCCCACGTGTTCGTGGTGTAGCCATGAACCCTGTCGATCACCCAATGGGTGGTGGCGAAGGCAAATCGTCGGGTGGTCACCCACGTAGCCGTAACGGTATCTTCGCGAAAGGTCAGAAGACCCGTAACAAGAACAAGTACTCCGAGCAGCTCATCGTTAACCGCAAAGGCAAGAAGTAA
- the rplW gene encoding 50S ribosomal protein L23 codes for MSTLKKPIVTEKATGLNEQGKYVFEVERSANKVQIKKDIEQFYGVTVTGISTIRTNGKVKSKFTKGGSVSGRRAHGKKAIVTVKEGEVIDFYSGI; via the coding sequence ATGAGCACGCTGAAAAAACCCATCGTGACCGAGAAGGCCACGGGCCTGAACGAGCAAGGCAAATACGTTTTCGAAGTAGAGCGTAGCGCCAACAAAGTTCAGATCAAAAAGGACATCGAGCAGTTCTATGGCGTGACGGTAACGGGCATCAGCACGATCCGCACCAATGGAAAAGTGAAGTCCAAGTTCACCAAAGGTGGTTCGGTATCGGGCCGCCGCGCACATGGCAAGAAAGCCATCGTGACGGTGAAGGAAGGCGAGGTTATCGACTTCTACAGCGGCATCTAA
- the rplN gene encoding 50S ribosomal protein L14, producing MIQQESRLTVADNSGAKEVLCIRVLGGTGKKYASVGDKIVVAIKSAIPSGNAKKGTVSKAVVVRTKKEVRRKDGSYIRFDDNAAVLLNNNDEPRGTRIFGPVARELREKQFMKIVSLAPEVL from the coding sequence ATGATACAGCAAGAATCCCGTCTGACCGTCGCTGATAACAGCGGCGCCAAAGAAGTTCTTTGCATTCGTGTCCTCGGTGGCACGGGCAAGAAATACGCCAGCGTAGGCGACAAGATTGTAGTAGCCATCAAATCGGCTATTCCTTCCGGCAACGCTAAAAAAGGCACTGTATCGAAAGCAGTGGTTGTTCGTACGAAGAAAGAAGTACGTCGTAAGGACGGTTCTTACATTCGCTTCGACGACAATGCTGCCGTACTGCTCAACAATAACGACGAGCCCCGCGGTACCCGCATCTTCGGCCCCGTGGCCCGTGAACTGCGCGAGAAGCAGTTCATGAAGATCGTTTCGCTGGCTCCTGAAGTTCTCTAA
- the rplE gene encoding 50S ribosomal protein L5, whose translation MARFKEKYQKEVVPLLQEKFQFKSIMQVPRITKICINRGIGAAVADKKLVDNGVDELTTIAGQKAVATIAKRSVSNFKLREGMPIGARVTLRGERMYEFMDRLLSIALPRVRDFKGINDKGFDGRGNYTLGVKEQIIFPEISIDKIKSISGMDITFVTTAENDEQSYELLKAFGMPFANAKKQND comes from the coding sequence ATGGCTCGATTCAAAGAGAAATATCAGAAAGAAGTGGTGCCGCTGCTCCAGGAGAAATTCCAGTTCAAGAGCATCATGCAGGTTCCACGCATCACCAAGATCTGCATCAACCGCGGTATTGGTGCGGCTGTAGCCGACAAAAAGCTGGTGGATAACGGCGTAGACGAGCTGACGACCATCGCTGGTCAGAAGGCTGTAGCTACCATCGCCAAGCGTTCGGTTTCGAACTTCAAGCTGCGCGAGGGCATGCCAATCGGCGCTCGCGTAACGCTGCGTGGCGAGCGGATGTACGAGTTCATGGACCGTCTGCTGTCCATCGCTCTGCCCCGCGTTCGTGACTTCAAAGGCATCAACGACAAAGGCTTTGACGGCCGCGGTAACTATACCCTGGGCGTTAAGGAGCAAATCATCTTCCCCGAAATTTCGATCGACAAGATCAAGTCGATTTCGGGTATGGATATTACCTTCGTAACGACGGCCGAAAACGATGAGCAGAGCTATGAGCTCCTCAAGGCTTTCGGTATGCCGTTCGCTAACGCCAAGAAACAAAACGACTAA
- the rpsS gene encoding 30S ribosomal protein S19 yields the protein MARSLKKGPYIDFRLEKKVTAMDESGKKSVVKTWSRRSMISPDFVGHTFAVHNGNKFIPVYVTENMVGHKLGEFAPTRNFRGHIAKKDKGKR from the coding sequence ATGGCACGTTCACTAAAAAAAGGGCCGTACATTGACTTCCGGCTCGAGAAGAAAGTAACGGCAATGGATGAGTCCGGCAAAAAGTCGGTGGTGAAGACTTGGTCGCGCCGCTCGATGATTTCGCCTGATTTCGTTGGCCACACCTTCGCCGTTCACAACGGCAATAAGTTCATCCCGGTATATGTTACGGAGAACATGGTAGGACACAAGCTCGGTGAGTTTGCTCCAACCCGCAACTTCCGTGGACACATTGCCAAGAAAGATAAAGGCAAGCGCTAA
- the rpsC gene encoding 30S ribosomal protein S3 codes for MGQKVNPVGFRLGVIKGWDSNWYGGKDFADKLVEDEKIRKYIMARIPKGGISRIVIERTLKRITITINTARPGVVIGKGGAEVDKIKDELKQITSKDVQINIFEIKRPELDAKLVGESIAQQLQARISFRRAMKMSIQAAIRVGAEGIKIQCGGRLGGAEIARSEQYKEGRTPLHTLRADIDYALSEAQTVYGKIGIKVWIMRGEVFGKPDLSPNQVPANQGNDTRGGDRGPRGERGDRGGDRGPRRDRNDRGGDNRGGAGAAGGGQRRGGGAPGGANRGGQGGGAPRR; via the coding sequence ATGGGACAGAAAGTAAATCCGGTTGGCTTCCGTCTGGGCGTCATTAAAGGATGGGACTCGAACTGGTACGGCGGCAAGGATTTTGCCGACAAACTGGTGGAGGACGAAAAAATCCGCAAATACATCATGGCTCGTATCCCGAAAGGTGGCATTAGCCGCATCGTGATTGAGCGTACGCTGAAGCGCATCACCATTACTATCAACACGGCTCGTCCGGGTGTGGTAATCGGTAAGGGTGGCGCTGAAGTGGATAAGATCAAAGACGAACTGAAGCAGATCACCAGCAAGGACGTTCAGATCAACATCTTCGAAATTAAGCGTCCGGAACTCGACGCCAAGCTGGTAGGTGAGAGCATTGCTCAGCAGCTGCAGGCTCGTATCTCGTTCCGCCGTGCCATGAAGATGAGCATTCAGGCTGCTATCCGCGTTGGTGCCGAAGGCATCAAGATCCAGTGCGGTGGCCGTCTGGGCGGTGCTGAAATTGCCCGTTCCGAGCAGTACAAAGAAGGTCGTACGCCGCTGCACACGCTGCGCGCCGATATCGACTACGCTCTGTCGGAAGCTCAGACCGTGTATGGCAAGATCGGCATCAAAGTATGGATCATGCGTGGTGAAGTGTTCGGCAAGCCCGACCTGTCGCCTAACCAAGTTCCTGCTAACCAAGGCAACGACACCCGTGGCGGCGACCGTGGCCCACGCGGCGAGCGTGGTGACCGTGGTGGCGACCGTGGCCCGCGCCGCGACCGTAACGACCGTGGCGGCGATAACCGCGGCGGTGCAGGTGCCGCCGGTGGTGGCCAGCGCCGTGGCGGTGGTGCCCCAGGTGGTGCCAACCGTGGTGGTCAGGGCGGTGGCGCTCCGCGTCGCTAG
- the rplR gene encoding 50S ribosomal protein L18 — MAFDKATRRKRIQRIIRTKVAGTSERPRLSVFRSNTGIYAQIIDDTTGHTLASASSKHVSVEGGNGVALAAAVGKELAARATGKGISKVVFDRSGYLYHGRVKSLAEGAREGGLNF, encoded by the coding sequence ATGGCTTTCGATAAAGCAACTAGAAGAAAACGGATCCAGCGCATCATCCGCACTAAGGTGGCTGGCACGTCCGAGCGTCCACGTTTGTCGGTGTTCCGCAGCAATACGGGCATTTATGCTCAGATTATTGACGACACGACCGGTCACACGCTGGCGTCTGCTTCCTCGAAGCACGTATCGGTGGAAGGGGGCAACGGAGTCGCCCTCGCTGCCGCAGTCGGCAAAGAACTTGCTGCCCGTGCTACAGGAAAAGGAATTTCGAAAGTGGTATTTGACCGTTCCGGTTACCTCTACCACGGCCGCGTAAAATCATTGGCAGAAGGAGCCCGCGAAGGCGGCCTCAATTTCTAA
- the rplV gene encoding 50S ribosomal protein L22, giving the protein MEATAKLRNVPTSPRKMRLVADMVRGQKVTRALGLLKFEANSGAARVEKLLLSALANWQQHNEDERIEDANLYIKEIFVDEGRQLKRLRPAPQGRGHRIRKRSNHVTLVIDTKVERLGSKAATQKAAETKTTEANAEAKPKTTRRSSAKKSTETKAEATA; this is encoded by the coding sequence ATGGAAGCAACCGCTAAACTCCGCAACGTACCCACCTCGCCGCGCAAGATGCGCCTGGTGGCCGACATGGTTCGTGGTCAGAAAGTGACCCGTGCGCTGGGCCTGCTGAAATTCGAAGCCAACTCGGGCGCTGCCCGTGTTGAGAAGCTTCTCCTCTCGGCTCTTGCCAACTGGCAGCAGCACAACGAGGATGAGCGCATCGAAGACGCTAACCTCTACATCAAAGAGATTTTCGTGGATGAAGGCCGTCAGCTGAAGCGTCTGCGCCCCGCCCCTCAGGGCCGTGGCCACCGCATCCGCAAGCGCAGCAACCACGTGACGCTGGTGATTGACACGAAAGTAGAGCGTCTGGGCAGCAAAGCTGCTACCCAGAAAGCTGCTGAAACGAAGACCACCGAAGCCAACGCTGAAGCCAAGCCAAAGACCACGCGTCGTAGCTCGGCTAAGAAATCCACTGAAACCAAGGCAGAAGCCACCGCATAA
- the rpmD gene encoding 50S ribosomal protein L30, with protein sequence MAQIQIKLVKSVIDRPERQKRTVQALGLGKMGSTKSVENTPQVAGMIKAVQHLLEVTEL encoded by the coding sequence ATGGCGCAGATCCAAATCAAACTCGTAAAAAGCGTTATTGACCGCCCCGAGCGTCAGAAGCGTACCGTGCAGGCCCTGGGCCTCGGCAAAATGGGTAGCACCAAGAGCGTGGAAAACACGCCCCAGGTTGCTGGCATGATCAAAGCCGTTCAGCACCTGTTGGAAGTAACCGAACTCTAG